The Verrucomicrobium spinosum DSM 4136 = JCM 18804 genome includes a region encoding these proteins:
- a CDS encoding MFS transporter, producing MAAAVTHQDPAFRRAQKRVLGAVMFCYLFYYTGRQTFGFAIPGIQAELGLDKQTLGWVSAGMLWAYAVGQAINGNLGDRFGGRRMMSLGTVLSFALNWATSLGTGLKSLAVAWSANGLAQSMGWAPGSRLVANWCGTHERGKAFGFYLLSAGLSSVLSYITSLLILDVLHLSWRWIFRLPVILMLLGGVVVWLIARDRPAKLGFADFTDEKKEDGTPAPAVTGETSWQRYRAALGNGKLMLAGLAIGFQSSVRYGLLIWVPVYFLGPDFKSNPAGKWISIALPVGMALGAVATGWISDRFCGSRRSGIIATFMGLAAVTAMGMYLLPKGHWLGLPVLFLCGFFAYGPQAAFWALAPDLLGRARAGTAVGMINCFAYAMAGLGEPFIGWMVQHNPFATVPGVENTTLVFPIVSAFAVCSALLALLIRR from the coding sequence ATGGCCGCCGCTGTAACTCATCAGGACCCCGCCTTCCGGCGCGCACAAAAGCGCGTGCTCGGTGCGGTGATGTTCTGCTATCTCTTCTACTACACCGGGCGGCAGACCTTCGGGTTTGCCATTCCCGGCATTCAGGCAGAGCTCGGTCTGGACAAGCAGACGCTGGGCTGGGTGAGCGCTGGCATGCTCTGGGCCTATGCTGTAGGTCAGGCGATCAATGGTAATCTGGGGGACCGCTTCGGCGGACGCCGGATGATGAGCCTGGGCACGGTGCTTTCGTTCGCGTTGAACTGGGCTACCAGCCTGGGCACCGGACTCAAGTCGCTGGCCGTCGCCTGGAGTGCCAACGGGCTCGCTCAAAGCATGGGTTGGGCACCGGGCAGCCGTCTGGTGGCCAACTGGTGTGGCACCCATGAGCGTGGCAAGGCCTTCGGTTTCTACCTGCTTTCCGCCGGTCTTTCCTCCGTGCTGTCCTACATTACGTCCCTGTTGATTCTGGATGTGCTGCACCTGAGCTGGCGCTGGATCTTCCGCCTGCCGGTGATCCTCATGCTCCTGGGGGGTGTGGTGGTATGGCTTATCGCCCGGGACCGCCCGGCGAAGCTGGGGTTCGCGGACTTTACCGATGAAAAAAAGGAGGATGGCACGCCCGCTCCCGCTGTCACCGGTGAAACCTCCTGGCAGCGCTACCGCGCCGCCCTGGGCAATGGCAAGCTCATGCTCGCTGGTCTTGCCATCGGATTCCAGAGTTCCGTTCGGTACGGGCTCCTCATCTGGGTGCCTGTCTATTTCCTGGGCCCCGATTTCAAGAGCAACCCCGCAGGGAAATGGATCAGCATCGCCCTGCCGGTGGGCATGGCTCTCGGGGCCGTGGCGACGGGCTGGATCTCTGACCGGTTCTGCGGCTCCCGCCGCTCCGGCATCATCGCCACCTTCATGGGTCTGGCCGCTGTCACCGCCATGGGCATGTATCTGCTCCCCAAGGGGCACTGGTTGGGGCTGCCTGTCCTGTTCCTGTGCGGCTTCTTTGCCTATGGTCCCCAGGCGGCCTTCTGGGCACTGGCTCCCGACCTGCTGGGGCGCGCCCGCGCGGGCACGGCGGTGGGCATGATCAACTGTTTTGCCTATGCCATGGCTGGCCTGGGGGAACCCTTCATCGGCTGGATGGTCCAGCACAACCCCTTTGCCACCGTTCCCGGGGTCGAAAACACCACCCTCGTCTTCCCCATCGTCTCCGCCTTCGCCGTTTGCAGCGCGCTGCTCGCCCTTCTTATCCGCCGCTGA
- the phnA gene encoding phosphonoacetate hydrolase, whose amino-acid sequence MYSTASVTVNQRAYNLPSRPVVVVCLDGSATEYFDAALVRGLMPNLARMSLNGWRGFARAAMPTFTNVNNTSIVTGTPPSVHGIGGNFFYDTAQDQEVMMNSSKFLRVETIFPAVQKAGRKVAVVTAKEKLRDIFASGLINEGGIAFSAEKAAQAVKASHGIDEVESIVGPTPEIYSGDASLYVLKAGVVLLERGIADFLYLSTTDYMQHKHAPEEQEALDFYAGIDTELGRLVALGAVVGVTADHGMNAKQKADGTPNVIYLESELDAQFGGGFRVILPITDPYVVHHGALGSFAQVHVPASVEVQAVQTWLLGRSGVTECHTRAVGAKLLELPEDRMGDLVVASARDVVLGRTPAYHDLKALAGGLRSHGGRYEEMVPFVFSQPLKPEYAARATADPRNFDIFEFTCNGTL is encoded by the coding sequence ATGTATTCCACTGCTTCCGTCACCGTCAACCAGCGTGCCTACAACCTGCCATCGCGTCCCGTTGTGGTCGTATGCCTGGATGGCTCCGCCACCGAGTACTTCGACGCCGCCCTCGTGCGCGGTCTCATGCCGAACCTGGCCAGGATGAGCCTCAATGGTTGGCGCGGGTTTGCCCGCGCGGCCATGCCCACCTTTACCAACGTCAACAACACCAGCATTGTCACTGGCACTCCGCCCAGCGTGCATGGGATTGGCGGAAACTTCTTTTATGACACCGCCCAGGACCAGGAGGTGATGATGAACTCCTCCAAGTTCCTGCGGGTGGAAACGATCTTCCCCGCCGTCCAGAAAGCGGGGCGCAAGGTGGCGGTGGTCACCGCCAAGGAAAAGCTGCGCGACATCTTCGCCTCGGGGCTGATCAATGAAGGCGGCATCGCCTTCTCTGCAGAGAAAGCGGCGCAGGCGGTCAAAGCCAGCCACGGCATTGATGAAGTGGAGTCCATAGTGGGCCCTACCCCGGAGATCTACAGCGGCGATGCCAGCCTATATGTGCTGAAGGCAGGTGTGGTCCTGCTGGAGCGCGGCATCGCGGACTTCCTCTACCTCTCCACCACGGACTACATGCAGCACAAGCATGCGCCGGAGGAGCAGGAGGCGCTGGACTTCTACGCGGGAATCGATACCGAACTCGGCCGACTGGTGGCCTTGGGCGCAGTCGTGGGCGTGACAGCGGACCACGGCATGAACGCCAAACAAAAGGCCGATGGCACTCCCAACGTGATCTACCTGGAAAGTGAACTGGACGCCCAGTTCGGGGGCGGGTTTCGCGTGATCCTTCCCATCACTGACCCGTATGTGGTGCATCACGGTGCCCTGGGCTCCTTTGCCCAGGTGCACGTGCCGGCCAGCGTGGAGGTTCAGGCCGTACAGACCTGGCTGCTGGGACGCAGCGGCGTGACCGAATGCCACACCCGGGCAGTGGGGGCAAAACTCCTCGAACTCCCGGAGGATCGCATGGGCGACCTTGTGGTGGCCAGCGCCCGGGACGTGGTGTTGGGGCGCACTCCAGCCTACCACGACCTGAAAGCTCTGGCGGGCGGCCTGCGCAGCCATGGCGGCAGGTATGAGGAAATGGTGCCTTTCGTCTTCAGCCAGCCTCTGAAGCCGGAATATGCGGCCCGGGCCACGGCGGATCCGCGAAACTTCGACATTTTCGAATTCACCTGCAACGGAACTCTCTGA
- a CDS encoding phosphatase — translation MKTPSLPSGRVSRRQFVAGTLACTAASALDQAAAASGSHSGFLGPIVGHTETDKSAIWMRAAAPGAYVLEVAPISGGAPVTVSAQATVDQDLCLHWQVKGLRPGTAYRYRVLSNSAPVANAPEQSFKTAPEPDKPGKVRFAISSCAKEDAGSRAVWNRMAEEKVDAVILIGDTPYIDSTALEVQTKRHRAFAAVPEYQNLLQSRPCWWTWDDHDFAGNDCDGRAKGKENSRTVYCRYRPQWTFGEKDQGIYTSFRHGPVEVFLLDTRWFSETEKSYADPQKSSLLGAAQWEWLQRGLKASTAPFKILACGVIWDDKQSSEKDDWGTYMHERVALEEFIARNKIPGVMLVGGDIHASRVLHYKSKKTVGYDLVQFIASPIHSSVIPKLNTYHPDLVRSAVEPHVFMVMEVDSTVTPARVSAELINRHGERVFTYNLTLADLTHA, via the coding sequence ATGAAAACGCCTTCTCTTCCATCTGGCAGGGTCAGTCGCCGGCAGTTCGTCGCGGGTACCCTCGCCTGCACCGCCGCCTCCGCTCTTGATCAGGCCGCTGCCGCCTCTGGGAGCCATAGCGGCTTCCTCGGCCCCATCGTGGGCCATACAGAAACGGACAAGAGCGCGATCTGGATGAGGGCGGCCGCCCCCGGGGCGTATGTGTTGGAGGTGGCTCCCATCAGCGGAGGCGCGCCGGTGACGGTATCTGCCCAGGCCACGGTGGACCAGGATCTCTGCCTGCACTGGCAGGTGAAGGGACTGCGCCCCGGCACTGCCTACCGCTATCGGGTCCTGTCCAACTCCGCTCCAGTGGCCAACGCACCGGAGCAGAGCTTCAAGACGGCTCCCGAACCTGACAAACCGGGCAAGGTGCGCTTTGCCATCAGTTCCTGCGCCAAGGAAGACGCGGGCAGCCGGGCCGTCTGGAATAGAATGGCGGAGGAGAAGGTGGATGCCGTGATCCTTATCGGTGACACCCCGTACATCGACAGCACCGCCCTCGAAGTGCAGACCAAGCGCCACCGTGCCTTCGCGGCAGTGCCGGAATACCAAAACCTGCTGCAGTCCCGCCCCTGCTGGTGGACGTGGGATGACCACGACTTTGCCGGGAACGACTGCGACGGTCGCGCCAAGGGCAAGGAAAACAGCCGCACGGTGTACTGCCGCTACCGGCCGCAGTGGACCTTTGGCGAGAAGGATCAAGGAATTTACACCAGCTTCCGCCACGGCCCGGTGGAAGTGTTCCTGCTCGACACCCGTTGGTTCTCGGAAACAGAAAAATCCTATGCCGACCCCCAAAAGTCCTCCCTGCTGGGAGCCGCCCAGTGGGAGTGGCTGCAGCGTGGACTGAAGGCCTCCACCGCACCTTTCAAGATTCTGGCCTGCGGGGTGATCTGGGATGACAAGCAGAGCAGCGAGAAAGACGACTGGGGCACGTACATGCATGAGCGCGTGGCCCTGGAGGAATTCATCGCCCGGAACAAGATCCCCGGGGTCATGCTGGTGGGCGGGGACATCCACGCCAGCCGGGTGCTGCACTACAAGTCCAAGAAAACCGTGGGCTACGACCTGGTGCAGTTCATTGCCTCCCCCATCCACAGCAGCGTCATCCCCAAGCTGAACACGTATCACCCGGATCTGGTGCGCAGCGCCGTGGAGCCGCACGTTTTCATGGTGATGGAGGTGGACAGCACGGTCACTCCGGCCCGGGTCTCCGCCGAGCTCATCAACCGCCACGGTGAAAGGGTCTTTACCTACAATCTCACCCTGGCCGACCTCACCCACGCCTGA
- a CDS encoding cupin domain-containing protein, which produces MNLVELAQRIRNARLKRGLTLEEVSESSGLAKGLLSKVENFRVTPTLTTLAKLTETLGIKLSELLEGLDEKPRISVVRRSERKPIERNYIPSEAGNKLNNYYESLAHRRADRTMDPLEVRVPAKGGRQQAMKHEGEEFLLVLEGTVTFEYDNDLYRLDAGDSLYFDAETDHRVFNETDKDARVLCVMCMDPAALTAANRHNSK; this is translated from the coding sequence ATGAATTTGGTAGAACTCGCCCAACGAATCCGAAATGCCCGACTCAAGCGCGGATTGACGCTGGAAGAAGTCTCGGAATCCTCAGGTCTGGCCAAAGGGCTGCTCTCCAAGGTGGAAAATTTCCGTGTTACCCCGACGCTGACGACGCTGGCAAAACTCACGGAAACCCTGGGAATCAAGCTCTCAGAGCTTCTTGAAGGACTTGATGAGAAGCCCCGTATCAGCGTGGTGCGCCGCAGCGAGCGCAAGCCGATCGAGCGCAACTACATTCCCTCCGAGGCGGGCAACAAGTTGAACAACTATTACGAGTCCCTGGCCCACCGGCGTGCGGATCGGACCATGGACCCGCTCGAAGTACGTGTCCCTGCAAAGGGCGGGCGCCAGCAGGCCATGAAGCACGAGGGGGAGGAGTTTCTCCTTGTTCTGGAGGGCACTGTGACCTTCGAGTACGACAATGATCTCTACCGCCTGGATGCGGGAGACAGCCTCTATTTCGACGCTGAAACGGACCATCGCGTCTTCAATGAGACCGACAAAGATGCGCGAGTTCTCTGCGTCATGTGTATGGATCCGGCAGCGCTGACGGCTGCCAACCGGCACAATAGCAAGTAG
- a CDS encoding LamG domain-containing protein — MKNLLSLLCATGMLAGLVQPALGSVSLLDGLSFYLDFEGSAPVDTSGKNVVVTNSGVTSNTLTGHYGAIAGVAGNAGYFNRSEKDWLQIGLGYGKLAADPAPQPLAYSFTISAWYYLQPESAPTDRLFLYEGDVDYDLSFGIRGDLASSNGSYVGTAYTPGKTNYDVSNAAYYDTTTNEGAWQQVLETFSSDGTTITKKLYLNGELVGTTSTMTESSLYSPAINLGTYRDNSGRYWDGFMDEVGLWNRALTDVEISDLYDLTYIDGLSVTSLAPEPSRAVLLLLGIVGLHLRRSRRRA, encoded by the coding sequence ATGAAAAACCTGCTGTCCCTATTGTGCGCTACAGGAATGCTGGCTGGCCTGGTCCAGCCCGCTCTTGGCTCTGTCTCCCTGCTGGACGGACTGAGCTTTTATCTCGATTTCGAGGGCAGTGCTCCGGTGGACACTTCTGGCAAGAATGTGGTGGTGACCAACTCAGGCGTGACCTCCAACACCCTGACTGGGCACTATGGTGCGATCGCCGGGGTGGCCGGGAACGCCGGCTACTTCAACCGGTCGGAAAAGGACTGGCTCCAGATCGGACTGGGATATGGCAAGCTGGCGGCAGATCCGGCACCACAACCTCTGGCCTACAGCTTTACCATCAGCGCTTGGTACTACCTGCAGCCTGAAAGCGCCCCCACAGACCGGCTTTTCCTCTATGAGGGCGACGTGGACTATGATTTATCATTTGGCATCCGCGGGGATCTGGCCTCGTCGAACGGGTCCTATGTGGGCACCGCCTACACCCCCGGGAAGACCAACTACGATGTATCAAATGCGGCCTACTATGACACGACGACCAACGAAGGGGCCTGGCAGCAGGTGCTGGAGACATTCTCGTCTGACGGCACTACGATCACGAAGAAGCTGTACCTCAACGGCGAACTGGTTGGCACCACCTCCACCATGACGGAGAGCTCGCTCTACTCTCCAGCGATCAATCTCGGCACTTATCGCGACAACAGCGGCCGCTACTGGGACGGCTTCATGGATGAGGTTGGCCTCTGGAACCGTGCGCTGACCGATGTTGAAATATCCGATCTCTACGATCTGACTTACATCGACGGGCTTTCAGTGACCAGCCTGGCACCCGAGCCCTCAAGGGCAGTCTTGCTGCTGCTTGGCATCGTCGGGCTGCATCTTCGCCGATCCCGCCGCAGAGCCTGA
- a CDS encoding prepilin-type N-terminal cleavage/methylation domain-containing protein: MKTPPTFPRTHARLAGFTLIELLLVLAVMTILLTLVVPAVQSTGAARLTAGGKQVAGLVGAARQTAMSHNTLAALVLLTSPNQPQAYRAFAIIYYKEGQGWVQKGNWEMLPEGVVVDASNTADSTFLLHSPEPFPFLSEEQGQAAPPVRYQGEGVQGNNAMAARIFTAGGGLLDASVPSQIRLVEGHVVSGTVQYGRPGVDGRPDNFFDIAILGATGLPKISRPQLEP; this comes from the coding sequence ATGAAAACGCCACCGACGTTCCCACGCACCCATGCTCGATTGGCCGGCTTCACGTTGATCGAACTGCTGCTCGTACTGGCCGTGATGACGATCCTGCTGACGCTGGTGGTGCCGGCGGTGCAGAGCACAGGGGCCGCGCGACTTACCGCAGGAGGCAAACAAGTGGCGGGACTCGTAGGGGCGGCCCGCCAGACTGCCATGTCCCACAACACGCTGGCAGCCCTGGTGCTGCTTACCAGCCCAAACCAGCCCCAGGCTTACCGGGCCTTTGCCATCATCTACTACAAGGAAGGCCAGGGCTGGGTCCAAAAAGGCAACTGGGAAATGCTGCCGGAAGGCGTGGTGGTGGATGCGTCCAACACCGCTGATAGCACCTTCCTTCTTCACTCGCCCGAACCGTTCCCCTTCTTGAGCGAAGAGCAAGGGCAGGCGGCGCCTCCCGTGCGGTACCAGGGGGAGGGAGTTCAGGGCAACAACGCCATGGCCGCGCGCATCTTCACTGCCGGGGGCGGTTTGCTGGATGCCTCAGTGCCCTCCCAAATCCGCCTGGTGGAAGGGCATGTAGTGAGCGGCACCGTGCAATACGGCAGGCCCGGTGTTGACGGCAGGCCAGACAACTTTTTTGACATCGCCATCCTGGGGGCCACCGGCCTGCCAAAGATCAGTCGTCCACAACTCGAACCATGA
- the vccB gene encoding Verru_Chthon cassette protein B, with protein MKPIKRLSSGFSLAEVVLAIGICSVALMSLIGVLGVSLSAERDSARDTALTAMSSQIVARLSKQPFDELLKSVGSASASAEGDSAMPDAGPVFYFDSQGMLLADASDPNELSAAYRCLVTQRPCEDTKNPTTGACNLVRVEMACSWPVTSGSGSTSAQSTGQQRLYASIARY; from the coding sequence ATGAAACCGATTAAGCGCCTTTCTTCCGGCTTCAGCCTGGCTGAGGTGGTCCTCGCCATAGGAATCTGCTCCGTGGCCCTCATGTCCCTCATCGGAGTGTTGGGAGTCTCCCTTTCTGCGGAGCGGGATTCTGCACGGGACACGGCCCTGACAGCCATGTCCTCACAGATCGTGGCCCGGCTTTCCAAGCAGCCTTTTGATGAGTTGCTCAAGAGCGTCGGGTCTGCCTCGGCCTCCGCAGAGGGAGACAGCGCCATGCCAGATGCCGGTCCTGTCTTCTACTTTGACTCCCAAGGCATGCTGCTCGCCGACGCCAGTGACCCAAATGAGTTGAGTGCCGCCTACCGATGCCTGGTCACACAACGCCCCTGCGAGGATACCAAAAATCCCACCACCGGCGCCTGCAACCTCGTCCGTGTGGAGATGGCCTGTTCCTGGCCCGTGACGAGCGGAAGCGGATCGACCAGCGCCCAGTCAACCGGCCAACAGCGTCTCTATGCAAGCATCGCCCGATACTGA
- a CDS encoding PulJ/GspJ family protein, whose translation MQASPDTDHRASSARRAFTLVELLVSISVLALIVALLGSSLTEVSRAWTRGEGNAERRGSSRALADFLASELQGALLPVEGTDPRGQGNLQFLASPPAARLPAGCAWSDSLFWQTPQAMETTFGEIAVVGYFIKWTDGRPMLCRLFIPPSARQDGVVSKNPDFRVYDSNPDAWLDAGIVSRNAAPDDKAGGYRGLFADLVPGFWVQCYGLDGQALPRTYDSRQGYDCRFQPEGRLSYTEKRYLPATVRVSLAQVDSGHEFELAQAADEVRAIAADPAVRDAATFLQRIQSAAESSPTLAALLPGLRTYTTEIQMLHSR comes from the coding sequence ATGCAAGCATCGCCCGATACTGATCATCGCGCCAGCAGCGCGAGGCGGGCTTTCACCCTGGTGGAGCTCCTGGTTTCCATCAGCGTGCTGGCCCTCATCGTAGCCCTGCTCGGCAGCTCGCTCACGGAGGTGAGCCGAGCCTGGACTCGCGGGGAGGGCAATGCGGAACGCCGCGGCAGCTCCCGGGCATTGGCAGATTTCCTGGCATCGGAGTTGCAAGGAGCCCTGCTTCCCGTGGAGGGCACAGACCCACGGGGGCAGGGCAATCTGCAATTCCTTGCCAGTCCTCCGGCGGCCCGTTTGCCTGCAGGGTGTGCCTGGTCCGACTCGCTCTTCTGGCAGACACCCCAGGCCATGGAGACCACCTTTGGAGAGATCGCCGTGGTGGGTTATTTCATCAAATGGACAGACGGCCGCCCCATGCTATGCCGTCTCTTCATTCCGCCGTCGGCACGCCAGGATGGCGTTGTTTCGAAGAACCCAGATTTCAGAGTCTATGACAGCAACCCCGATGCCTGGCTGGACGCCGGGATTGTATCGCGAAACGCGGCCCCGGATGACAAGGCCGGAGGCTATCGGGGGCTCTTTGCGGATCTTGTGCCCGGATTCTGGGTGCAGTGCTACGGGCTCGACGGTCAGGCACTGCCCCGCACCTATGACTCCCGCCAGGGCTATGACTGCCGCTTCCAGCCCGAAGGCAGGCTCAGCTACACAGAGAAGCGTTACCTGCCCGCCACAGTGAGAGTGTCCCTGGCCCAGGTGGACTCAGGTCATGAGTTTGAACTGGCGCAGGCGGCCGACGAGGTGCGCGCCATCGCGGCCGATCCTGCCGTCAGGGACGCAGCCACCTTCCTCCAGCGCATTCAGTCAGCGGCGGAAAGTTCGCCCACGCTCGCGGCGCTGCTCCCGGGGCTGCGCACCTACACCACGGAAATCCAGATGCTGCACTCCCGATGA